The Xiphophorus hellerii strain 12219 chromosome 5, Xiphophorus_hellerii-4.1, whole genome shotgun sequence genome window below encodes:
- the LOC116720002 gene encoding uncharacterized protein LOC116720002 isoform X4, with protein MASSILLLFLIICFCCCYGHASSAFVEVVCDETSIGQVGHQSMLTCKVETTQETNGLTILVVVWKKKGDDQFLSALDKRAGKENKLQPGYKVALNNRTVSLVITDTKVKDEGDYTCQVVTDSGNAIKSTNFKVTAKYHPPTANISYEKGIPKSLFCKATGGYPAGELRWFDENQTEWTKSAEPRVNKMEDGLSELSSKLLLMPGSTFSEYTCAVYNASGNRVDSVAVKLPFTGPEPPKQLSAIIAPVLVVGSLIVGLLLVLLICRKRSQRTHDMVPHSNQEIDPPPPYFEEVKDSMA; from the exons ATGGCCTCCAGTattctcctcctctttctgatCATTTGCTTCTGTTGCTGTTATGGACATGCAAGTT CAGCCTTCGTCGAGGTGGTATGTGATGAAACAAGCATTGGTCAGGTCGGCCATCAGTCTATGCTGACCTGTAAGGTTGAAACCACACAAGAGACAAACGGTTTAACGATCCTTGTGGTTGTctggaaaaagaaaggagaTGATCAGTTCTTATCAGCTCTTGATAAGAGAGCtggcaaagaaaataaactccAGCCCGGCTACAAGGTTGCCTTGAACAACAGGACCGTATCTTTGGTCATCACTGACACTAAAGTGAAAGACGAGGGAGACTATACATGCCAGGTGGTGACAGACAGTGGTAACGCCATCAAGTCAACAAACTTCAAAGTGACAG CCAAATACCATCCCCCAACTGCAAACATCAGTTATGAGAAAGGCATTccaaagtctttgttttgtAAGGCTACTGGTGGCTACCCAGCAGGTGAACTGCGCTGGTTTGATGAGAACCAAACAGAGTGGACGAAAAGTGCAGAGCCAAGAGTGAACAAGATGGAGGATGGTCTGTCTGAACTCTCCAGCAAGCTGCTTTTGATGCCAGGATCCACCTTCTCTGAGTACACCTGTGCAGTCTACAATGCCAGCGGCAACAGAGTGGACTCAGTTGCAGTAAAATTACCATTTACAG GACCGGAACCACCAAAGCAACTTTCGGCAATAATTGCTCCAGTCTTGGTCGTTGGGTCGCTGATTGTGGGGTTGCTGCTCGTACTGTTAATCTGCAGAAAACGTTCCCAAC GGACACATGACATGGTTCCCCATTCAAACCAAGAAATCG ATCCACCTCCTCCTTACTTTGAGGAAGTCAAAGACAGCATGGCCTAA
- the LOC116720002 gene encoding uncharacterized protein LOC116720002 isoform X3: protein MASSILLLFLIICFCCCYGHASSAFVEVVCDETSIGQVGHQSMLTCKVETTQETNGLTILVVVWKKKGDDQFLSALDKRAGKENKLQPGYKVALNNRTVSLVITDTKVKDEGDYTCQVVTDSGNAIKSTNFKVTAKYHPPTANISYEKGIPKSLFCKATGGYPAGELRWFDENQTEWTKSAEPRVNKMEDGLSELSSKLLLMPGSTFSEYTCAVYNASGNRVDSVAVKLPFTGPEPPKQLSAIIAPVLVVGSLIVGLLLVLLICRKRSQQKNRRPSTAPLMGTHDMVPHSNQEIDPPPPYFEEVKDSMA, encoded by the exons ATGGCCTCCAGTattctcctcctctttctgatCATTTGCTTCTGTTGCTGTTATGGACATGCAAGTT CAGCCTTCGTCGAGGTGGTATGTGATGAAACAAGCATTGGTCAGGTCGGCCATCAGTCTATGCTGACCTGTAAGGTTGAAACCACACAAGAGACAAACGGTTTAACGATCCTTGTGGTTGTctggaaaaagaaaggagaTGATCAGTTCTTATCAGCTCTTGATAAGAGAGCtggcaaagaaaataaactccAGCCCGGCTACAAGGTTGCCTTGAACAACAGGACCGTATCTTTGGTCATCACTGACACTAAAGTGAAAGACGAGGGAGACTATACATGCCAGGTGGTGACAGACAGTGGTAACGCCATCAAGTCAACAAACTTCAAAGTGACAG CCAAATACCATCCCCCAACTGCAAACATCAGTTATGAGAAAGGCATTccaaagtctttgttttgtAAGGCTACTGGTGGCTACCCAGCAGGTGAACTGCGCTGGTTTGATGAGAACCAAACAGAGTGGACGAAAAGTGCAGAGCCAAGAGTGAACAAGATGGAGGATGGTCTGTCTGAACTCTCCAGCAAGCTGCTTTTGATGCCAGGATCCACCTTCTCTGAGTACACCTGTGCAGTCTACAATGCCAGCGGCAACAGAGTGGACTCAGTTGCAGTAAAATTACCATTTACAG GACCGGAACCACCAAAGCAACTTTCGGCAATAATTGCTCCAGTCTTGGTCGTTGGGTCGCTGATTGTGGGGTTGCTGCTCGTACTGTTAATCTGCAGAAAACGTTCCCAAC aaaaaaaccgGAGGCCCTCAACCGCTCCTCTTATGG GGACACATGACATGGTTCCCCATTCAAACCAAGAAATCG ATCCACCTCCTCCTTACTTTGAGGAAGTCAAAGACAGCATGGCCTAA
- the LOC116720002 gene encoding uncharacterized protein LOC116720002 isoform X2 translates to MASSILLLFLIICFCCCYGHASSFVEVVCDETSIGQVGHQSMLTCKVETTQETNGLTILVVVWKKKGDDQFLSALDKRAGKENKLQPGYKVALNNRTVSLVITDTKVKDEGDYTCQVVTDSGNAIKSTNFKVTAKYHPPTANISYEKGIPKSLFCKATGGYPAGELRWFDENQTEWTKSAEPRVNKMEDGLSELSSKLLLMPGSTFSEYTCAVYNASGNRVDSVAVKLPFTGPEPPKQLSAIIAPVLVVGSLIVGLLLVLLICRKRSQKKTGGPQPLLLWGHMTWFPIQTKKSIHLLLTLRKSKTAWPKETQRAAFMYSLSTNLQN, encoded by the exons ATGGCCTCCAGTattctcctcctctttctgatCATTTGCTTCTGTTGCTGTTATGGACATGCAAGTT CCTTCGTCGAGGTGGTATGTGATGAAACAAGCATTGGTCAGGTCGGCCATCAGTCTATGCTGACCTGTAAGGTTGAAACCACACAAGAGACAAACGGTTTAACGATCCTTGTGGTTGTctggaaaaagaaaggagaTGATCAGTTCTTATCAGCTCTTGATAAGAGAGCtggcaaagaaaataaactccAGCCCGGCTACAAGGTTGCCTTGAACAACAGGACCGTATCTTTGGTCATCACTGACACTAAAGTGAAAGACGAGGGAGACTATACATGCCAGGTGGTGACAGACAGTGGTAACGCCATCAAGTCAACAAACTTCAAAGTGACAG CCAAATACCATCCCCCAACTGCAAACATCAGTTATGAGAAAGGCATTccaaagtctttgttttgtAAGGCTACTGGTGGCTACCCAGCAGGTGAACTGCGCTGGTTTGATGAGAACCAAACAGAGTGGACGAAAAGTGCAGAGCCAAGAGTGAACAAGATGGAGGATGGTCTGTCTGAACTCTCCAGCAAGCTGCTTTTGATGCCAGGATCCACCTTCTCTGAGTACACCTGTGCAGTCTACAATGCCAGCGGCAACAGAGTGGACTCAGTTGCAGTAAAATTACCATTTACAG GACCGGAACCACCAAAGCAACTTTCGGCAATAATTGCTCCAGTCTTGGTCGTTGGGTCGCTGATTGTGGGGTTGCTGCTCGTACTGTTAATCTGCAGAAAACGTTCCCAA aaaaaaaccgGAGGCCCTCAACCGCTCCTCTTATGG GGACACATGACATGGTTCCCCATTCAAACCAAGAAATCG ATCCACCTCCTCCTTACTTTGAGGAAGTCAAAGACAGCATGGCCTAAG gagACCCAACGAGCTGCATTTATGTATTCGCTTTCTACCAACCTCCAAAATTAG
- the LOC116720002 gene encoding uncharacterized protein LOC116720002 isoform X1 codes for MASSILLLFLIICFCCCYGHATAFVEVVCDETSIGQVGHQSMLTCKVETTQETNGLTILVVVWKKKGDDQFLSALDKRAGKENKLQPGYKVALNNRTVSLVITDTKVKDEGDYTCQVVTDSGNAIKSTNFKVTAKYHPPTANISYEKGIPKSLFCKATGGYPAGELRWFDENQTEWTKSAEPRVNKMEDGLSELSSKLLLMPGSTFSEYTCAVYNASGNRVDSVAVKLPFTGPEPPKQLSAIIAPVLVVGSLIVGLLLVLLICRKRSQKKTGGPQPLLLWGHMTWFPIQTKKSIHLLLTLRKSKTAWPKETQRAAFMYSLSTNLQN; via the exons ATGGCCTCCAGTattctcctcctctttctgatCATTTGCTTCTGTTGCTGTTATGGACATGCAA CAGCCTTCGTCGAGGTGGTATGTGATGAAACAAGCATTGGTCAGGTCGGCCATCAGTCTATGCTGACCTGTAAGGTTGAAACCACACAAGAGACAAACGGTTTAACGATCCTTGTGGTTGTctggaaaaagaaaggagaTGATCAGTTCTTATCAGCTCTTGATAAGAGAGCtggcaaagaaaataaactccAGCCCGGCTACAAGGTTGCCTTGAACAACAGGACCGTATCTTTGGTCATCACTGACACTAAAGTGAAAGACGAGGGAGACTATACATGCCAGGTGGTGACAGACAGTGGTAACGCCATCAAGTCAACAAACTTCAAAGTGACAG CCAAATACCATCCCCCAACTGCAAACATCAGTTATGAGAAAGGCATTccaaagtctttgttttgtAAGGCTACTGGTGGCTACCCAGCAGGTGAACTGCGCTGGTTTGATGAGAACCAAACAGAGTGGACGAAAAGTGCAGAGCCAAGAGTGAACAAGATGGAGGATGGTCTGTCTGAACTCTCCAGCAAGCTGCTTTTGATGCCAGGATCCACCTTCTCTGAGTACACCTGTGCAGTCTACAATGCCAGCGGCAACAGAGTGGACTCAGTTGCAGTAAAATTACCATTTACAG GACCGGAACCACCAAAGCAACTTTCGGCAATAATTGCTCCAGTCTTGGTCGTTGGGTCGCTGATTGTGGGGTTGCTGCTCGTACTGTTAATCTGCAGAAAACGTTCCCAA aaaaaaaccgGAGGCCCTCAACCGCTCCTCTTATGG GGACACATGACATGGTTCCCCATTCAAACCAAGAAATCG ATCCACCTCCTCCTTACTTTGAGGAAGTCAAAGACAGCATGGCCTAAG gagACCCAACGAGCTGCATTTATGTATTCGCTTTCTACCAACCTCCAAAATTAG
- the LOC116720002 gene encoding titin isoform X5: MASSILLLFLIICFCCCYGHASSAFVEVVCDETSIGQVGHQSMLTCKVETTQETNGLTILVVVWKKKGDDQFLSALDKRAGKENKLQPGYKVALNNRTVSLVITDTKVKDEGDYTCQVVTDSGNAIKSTNFKVTAKYHPPTANISYEKGIPKSLFCKATGGYPAGELRWFDENQTEWTKSAEPRVNKMEDGLSELSSKLLLMPGSTFSEYTCAVYNASGNRVDSVAVKLPFTGPEPPKQLSAIIAPVLVVGSLIVGLLLVLLICRKRSQRKKPEALNRSSYGDT; this comes from the exons ATGGCCTCCAGTattctcctcctctttctgatCATTTGCTTCTGTTGCTGTTATGGACATGCAAGTT CAGCCTTCGTCGAGGTGGTATGTGATGAAACAAGCATTGGTCAGGTCGGCCATCAGTCTATGCTGACCTGTAAGGTTGAAACCACACAAGAGACAAACGGTTTAACGATCCTTGTGGTTGTctggaaaaagaaaggagaTGATCAGTTCTTATCAGCTCTTGATAAGAGAGCtggcaaagaaaataaactccAGCCCGGCTACAAGGTTGCCTTGAACAACAGGACCGTATCTTTGGTCATCACTGACACTAAAGTGAAAGACGAGGGAGACTATACATGCCAGGTGGTGACAGACAGTGGTAACGCCATCAAGTCAACAAACTTCAAAGTGACAG CCAAATACCATCCCCCAACTGCAAACATCAGTTATGAGAAAGGCATTccaaagtctttgttttgtAAGGCTACTGGTGGCTACCCAGCAGGTGAACTGCGCTGGTTTGATGAGAACCAAACAGAGTGGACGAAAAGTGCAGAGCCAAGAGTGAACAAGATGGAGGATGGTCTGTCTGAACTCTCCAGCAAGCTGCTTTTGATGCCAGGATCCACCTTCTCTGAGTACACCTGTGCAGTCTACAATGCCAGCGGCAACAGAGTGGACTCAGTTGCAGTAAAATTACCATTTACAG GACCGGAACCACCAAAGCAACTTTCGGCAATAATTGCTCCAGTCTTGGTCGTTGGGTCGCTGATTGTGGGGTTGCTGCTCGTACTGTTAATCTGCAGAAAACGTTCCCAA agaaaaaaaccgGAGGCCCTCAACCGCTCCTCTTATGG GGACACATGA